The following proteins are encoded in a genomic region of Streptococcus gwangjuense:
- the comD gene encoding competence system sensor histidine kinase ComD translates to MGTIVEIILGIIDMLLTCILISMIYGKICKTSNKDKNILGFILLFFQIIYFYFLFMFNNIDLLLIIHYVLINVYPIIFYIFLKFFKKYNYSKSIFLSILFSLLYQSTHTFLSVISSSITGDLLVQQYEQAFFFIINLISYFIIDKIITYFNLELNYFDKDYLYPFLKKVFFALLLLHIVSFISDMVSTIKHLNSFGSILSSIVFISLLLTFFAMNSHKEQMEKEIALKQKKFEQKHLQNYTDEIVGLYNEIRGFRHDYAGMLVSMQMAIDSGDLQEIDRVYNEVLVKANHKLRSDKYTYFDLNNIEDSALRSLVAQSIVYARNNGVEFTLEVKDTITKLPIELLDLVRIMSVLLNNAVEGSADSYKKQMEVAVIKMETETVIVIQNSCKMTMTPSGDLFALGFSTKGRNRGVGLNNVKELLDKYNNIILETEMEGSTFRQIIRFKREFE, encoded by the coding sequence ATGGGTACAATAGTTGAAATAATACTAGGAATAATAGATATGTTATTAACTTGCATTTTAATTAGTATGATTTATGGTAAAATATGCAAAACATCTAATAAAGATAAAAATATTTTAGGTTTTATACTCTTATTTTTTCAAATAATTTATTTTTATTTCTTATTTATGTTCAATAACATTGATTTATTATTAATTATACATTATGTATTAATTAATGTTTACCCAATTATTTTTTATATTTTTTTAAAATTTTTCAAAAAATATAATTATTCCAAAAGTATCTTTTTAAGTATATTATTTTCATTACTGTATCAAAGTACTCATACTTTTTTATCTGTCATTTCATCATCTATTACAGGAGATTTACTTGTACAACAATATGAACAAGCATTCTTTTTCATAATAAATTTAATCTCATATTTTATAATAGATAAAATCATTACATATTTTAATTTGGAACTAAACTATTTTGACAAAGATTATCTCTATCCTTTCTTGAAAAAAGTCTTTTTTGCTTTACTACTTCTACATATTGTATCTTTCATTTCAGATATGGTAAGTACGATTAAACATTTGAATAGTTTTGGAAGTATTTTATCATCTATTGTTTTTATCTCGTTACTTTTGACCTTCTTTGCAATGAATTCGCATAAAGAACAAATGGAGAAAGAGATTGCTTTGAAGCAGAAGAAATTCGAACAGAAACATTTACAGAATTATACAGATGAAATTGTTGGCTTGTATAATGAAATCCGTGGTTTTAGACATGACTATGCTGGGATGCTTGTCAGCATGCAGATGGCAATTGACAGTGGTGATTTACAGGAAATTGACAGAGTTTACAATGAAGTTTTGGTTAAAGCTAATCACAAACTGCGTTCAGATAAGTATACTTACTTTGATTTGAACAACATAGAAGATTCAGCTTTACGAAGTTTGGTTGCTCAGTCAATTGTTTATGCTCGAAATAATGGTGTAGAGTTTACACTGGAAGTAAAAGATACGATTACTAAGCTCCCAATTGAACTATTGGATTTGGTTCGTATCATGAGCGTTTTATTGAACAATGCTGTCGAAGGATCGGCTGATAGTTATAAAAAGCAGATGGAAGTAGCAGTTATTAAGATGGAAACTGAAACAGTTATTGTGATTCAGAATTCATGTAAAATGACGATGACTCCTTCAGGAGATCTATTTGCTTTAGGATTCTCCACTAAGGGAAGAAATCGCGGAGTAGGATTAAATAATGTGAAAGAACTATTAGATAAGTACAATAATATTATTTTAGAAACAGAGATGGAAGGCAGTACATTTAGACAAATCATTAGATTTAAGAGGGAATTTGAATGA
- the rlmH gene encoding 23S rRNA (pseudouridine(1915)-N(3))-methyltransferase RlmH — protein MKIKVVTVGKLKEKYLKDGIAEYSKRISRFAKLEMIELADEKTPDKASESENQKILEIEGQRILSKVGDRDFVIVLAIEGKTFSSEEFSKHLEEASIKGFSTLTFIIGGSLGLARDVKKRANLSVSFGRLTLPHQLMRLVLVEQIYRAFTIQQGSPYHK, from the coding sequence ATGAAAATTAAAGTTGTAACAGTTGGGAAACTGAAAGAAAAGTATTTAAAAGATGGTATCGCAGAGTATTCAAAACGAATTTCTCGATTTGCTAAGCTTGAAATGATAGAGCTAGCAGATGAAAAAACACCAGATAAGGCCAGTGAATCAGAAAATCAAAAGATTTTAGAAATAGAAGGTCAGAGAATTTTATCAAAAGTTGGTGACCGTGATTTTGTTATTGTGTTAGCCATTGAAGGGAAAACTTTCTCCTCAGAAGAATTTAGTAAACATTTAGAAGAAGCTTCTATAAAAGGATTTTCTACTCTTACTTTTATTATTGGAGGGAGTCTGGGATTAGCACGGGATGTAAAAAAGAGAGCCAATCTCTCTGTTAGTTTTGGTCGTTTAACCTTGCCCCATCAGTTAATGAGACTAGTCCTTGTTGAACAAATCTATCGAGCTTTTACAATACAGCAGGGCTCGCCCTATCATAAATAG
- a CDS encoding TetR/AcrR family transcriptional regulator, translating into MKESNKRLKTKRTIENAMVQLLIEQPFDQISTVKLAKKAGISRSSFYTHYKDKYDMIEHYQSKLFHTFEYIFQKHAHHKKDAILEVFEYLESEPLLAALLSENGTKEIQNFLRNKLHIMLSTDLQKRFMQLNLNTTELEYSSIYLTHALFGVCQTWIAHGKKESPQEITDFLMKMLGDTN; encoded by the coding sequence ATGAAAGAAAGTAACAAACGCTTAAAAACAAAGCGAACTATTGAAAATGCTATGGTACAACTACTGATAGAACAGCCATTTGATCAAATTTCTACTGTCAAGTTAGCAAAAAAAGCCGGAATTAGTCGTTCCAGCTTCTATACTCACTATAAGGATAAGTATGATATGATTGAGCACTATCAAAGCAAGCTATTCCATACATTTGAATATATTTTTCAAAAACATGCTCATCACAAAAAAGATGCTATTTTAGAAGTCTTTGAATATCTAGAGTCAGAACCACTTCTAGCTGCTCTTCTTTCTGAAAATGGGACCAAAGAAATCCAAAATTTCTTAAGAAATAAACTTCATATCATGCTCAGTACAGATTTACAAAAACGCTTTATGCAACTGAATCTCAATACCACTGAATTAGAATACAGTAGCATCTATCTAACTCACGCACTTTTTGGTGTCTGCCAAACTTGGATTGCACATGGAAAAAAAGAAAGTCCTCAAGAAATAACAGACTTCCTTATGAAGATGCTTGGTGATACAAATTGA
- the comE gene encoding competence system response regulator transcription factor ComE, producing MKVLILEDVIEHQVRLERILDEISKESNIPISYKTTGKVREFKEYIENDEVNQLYFLDIDIHGIEKKGFEVAQFIRHHNPYAIIVFITSRSEFATLTYKYQVSALDFVDKDINDELFKKRIEQNIFYTKSMLLENEDVVDYFDYNYKGNDLKIPYHDILYIETTGVSHKLRIIGKNFAKEFYGTMTDIQEKDKHTQRFYSPHKSFLVNIGNIREIDRKNLEVVFYEDHRCPISRLKIRKLKDILEKKSQK from the coding sequence ATGAAAGTTTTAATTTTAGAAGATGTTATTGAACATCAAGTGAGACTAGAGAGAATATTGGATGAAATTTCGAAAGAATCGAATATTCCAATATCATACAAGACAACGGGAAAAGTTCGTGAGTTTAAGGAATATATCGAAAATGATGAAGTAAACCAGCTTTATTTTCTAGATATTGATATTCATGGAATTGAGAAAAAAGGGTTTGAAGTTGCTCAGTTTATTCGTCATCACAATCCTTATGCTATTATCGTCTTTATCACCAGTCGATCAGAGTTTGCGACTCTAACCTATAAATACCAGGTATCAGCCTTAGACTTTGTTGATAAGGATATTAATGATGAGTTATTTAAGAAGAGAATTGAGCAAAATATCTTCTACACGAAGAGTATGTTACTTGAAAATGAAGATGTTGTAGATTATTTTGACTACAATTACAAGGGAAATGATTTAAAAATTCCTTATCATGACATTCTGTATATTGAAACGACAGGTGTCTCTCATAAATTGCGTATTATTGGTAAGAATTTTGCAAAAGAATTTTATGGTACAATGACGGATATTCAGGAAAAGGACAAACATACTCAGCGATTTTATTCTCCTCATAAGTCATTTTTGGTAAATATAGGCAATATTAGAGAAATTGACCGAAAGAATCTAGAAGTTGTTTTCTATGAAGATCATCGCTGTCCTATTTCAAGGTTAAAAATTAGAAAGTTAAAAGATATTTTAGAGAAAAAATCTCAAAAGTGA
- the comC gene encoding competence-stimulating peptide ComC, with product MKNTVKLEQFVALKEKDLQKIQGGDVRKTFGSFVFLFKKR from the coding sequence ATGAAAAACACAGTTAAATTGGAACAGTTTGTAGCTTTGAAGGAAAAAGACTTGCAAAAGATTCAAGGTGGGGATGTTCGAAAAACTTTTGGTTCTTTCGTATTTCTATTTAAAAAAAGATAA